The following proteins come from a genomic window of Trueperaceae bacterium:
- a CDS encoding YbaB/EbfC family nucleoid-associated protein, with product MNIQKLMKEAQKAQERVAEVQKRLSNLTTEGSSGGGLVIVKATGDGNITGINIDPSAVDTNDLELLEDLLVAAISDAQRKSKELQEQEMGSAMGGLGGLPGLF from the coding sequence ATGAATATCCAAAAACTTATGAAAGAAGCGCAGAAAGCACAGGAACGCGTAGCTGAAGTACAGAAGCGACTTTCTAATCTTACGACTGAAGGCTCTTCGGGAGGTGGACTAGTTATCGTCAAGGCTACAGGGGACGGAAATATTACCGGGATAAACATTGATCCTAGTGCTGTTGATACCAATGATTTAGAACTGCTTGAGGATTTGTTAGTAGCGGCCATAAGTGATGCTCAAAGAAAGTCTAAGGAGCTCCAAGAACAAGAAATGGGCTCAGCTATGGGGGGTCTAGGTGGACTGCCAGGCCTTTTTTAA